The DNA segment AGGATCACAGGATAGTTTAATTgatttcttgcatttctgtgactgCTATGCTAAAAACTATGGCTTCAAGTCTaacataaaatttacgtctagtttTTCAAAACCTAGCGTTGAATGTTTGGTCACAAAAGTTAAGTTTTCTGGTGGCATAGtagtgacagagttattttgcaagcccaGGTCATCTCACATTTACCTCCACCGCTGCTCAGATCATCCATATTATATATTTCGGTCAAATCCGAAATCCTAATTTTTTTTAGGATAAAATGGATTTGTATTGACATAGGAGATTattggaaacatgcaaatgcttttgtacacTATTATGTCAAACGAGATTACAGTGAATCACaattaaaggaaattaaaaaacgatatactcttttatactcttttacttgtttcagtcatttgactgcggccatgctggagcaccacctttagtcgagcaactcgaccccggaacttattctttgtaagcccagtacttatactatcggtctcttttgccgaaccgctaagttacggggacataaacgcacccgcatcggttgtcaagcatatatatacatatatatacatacatatatacgacgggcttcttttcagtttccgtctaccaaatccactcacaaggctttggtcggcccgaggctatagtagaagacacttgcccaaggtaccacgcagtgggactgaacccggaaccatgtggttggttagcaagctacttaccacacagccactcctgctaagattagcaaagaaaGTTAAACTTtcacgcataattttagcaaacaaagtaggaagcactccgtcggttacgacgatgagggttccggttgatccgaatcaacggaacagcctgctcgtgaaattaacgtgtaagtggctgagcactccacagacacgtgtacccttaacgtagttctcggggatattcagcgtgacacagagagtgacaaggccgtccctttgaaatacaggtacaacagaaacaggaagtaagagtgagagaaagttgtggtgaaagagtacagcagggatcaccaccatccctgccggagcctcgtggagcttttaggtgttttcgctcaataaacactcacaacgcccggtctgggaatcgaaaccgcgatcctatgaccgcgagtccgctgccctaaccactgggccattgcgcctccaccagcaAACAAAGTACAATATGTGACAGAGTTCCTTTATTGATTCACTGGCACCGAAATTTCGCTGTCATTTCAAAAGTGTTACATGAAAGTTATTAGTATGTTGCGGGGAAAATATTCTAGTTTCAAACGGATATTtcctcagccgcctattgtagcctttagaccgaatgaaaatataagagaattattacCCACTATTTCTGACCCCAAGAAAACTAACACTCTCTtactccctcttttactcttttacttgtttcagtcgtttgactgcggccatgctggagcaccgccttttaatcaagcacctcgacccccgggacttattcttttgtaagcccaagacttattctatcggtctcttttgccgaaccgctaagtaacggggacataaacacaccagtatcggttgtcaagcaatgctagggggacaaacacagacacacaaacacacacacgcatatatatacatatatacgacgggcttctttcagtttccgtctaccaaatctactcacaaggctttgatcggcccgaggctatagtagaagacacttgcccaaggtaccacgcagtgggactgaacccggaaccatgtggttggtaaacaagctacttaccacacagccactcctgcgcctaacattGGAGTTTCTTCACACAATaccttgaaaaaaaaacagcCGGAAGAGAGATAAGTCCTGTTTATTGTGTGACAACTTGAGTCAAGTCAATTCCATccggaatcataacagaaatgttatgatttacacCGAAGGTGAGACGTGTAGAAATTCCTATTTGGAAGACGCCGCAGAATGCAccaaacacaacttgatttatgctatttgtacaacagaacaattaaacgaCAAGATTCAATGGGCACAAATATGATGTCAGACACAATATcagtagatagataaaacttgTCGAACGTTTTACATCAAACGGCTGTAGTTTTgaaaaaagacttgaaagtgaataTTCTCGGAAAGtattctgaatctgctacactttcagttctcaaaatgcatgaggataaatatgtttgtgagttATTAACATcatgccctggaggaatgaataaagtGACAGGAGAACTTCATATTTACACAAAAccgtttgattaaatattcttcatttctttttttcttttttctcttcatttttctcatttttttcctttctttttctttttgccagttgtgaacatgaaaaaagaaaactgatgatgtcattccatcaacgtgggAATCATGGTTGCCTTCGTTCAAATtttagatttgaatttctataattttgaatgtcTATgaatcacttttcattttgatcTCGGTAAAGACAGGCAAGCTGTCAAAATATCgtttaaccaataaaatatctaatgtAATCACATCACGCTAATCCTATTGTATATTTACCTTTGTGAGACATTACTCCAGTCctttaaaatattgttatcattatcattattattatttttatcattattattattattattattattattattattattattattattattattattattattattttattattattattattattattattactcagtagttttatttttatagcgtgctttcacttcgctaccgagcgcagctctattattattattattattattattattattattatgttttttccttctttcttcaaaatttcttccgtttctcgccgagtgttttccatacacctagggcagagaagggcattgaaTATATTCcaagattacacgcgcaaattcacagataaaatatgtatttaaaaattaataaatagataaattcatggatggatgttattttcacagcgatagtgctcttctcagtacatgagccgttcttataattattattattgttgttattattattattattattatattattattattattattattataataataataattattattattattattattattattgttattattattattattattattattattattattattattgttattattattattattattatttttgttgttgttgttgttgttatcattattattattgttataataataataaaaattattattattattgctgttgttgttgttgttgttgttattattattattattattattattattactatcattccttcgtaacacagtgtaggtaaacgtgcaccggagtctttagtcatctgtcaagtcacaacaaagaTCCCAGActgataatactttccttaagatgtgcgctgtgcccagttaggctgctttttgcaagacaccaatcttgcatgggatttccagttgccactagtttcatttttacattatcctctcgcattccattcagtcttgccatttccactttcaattcggagtacttggtgatttttcaacctctttactcacaacatccATGTCagttggtatggctacatcaatgatctcaCAGATCGATAAATATTGACGAAGATCTGCTTCAACATACCGGGACTCATATTATTATCGATAATTTTAAATGCTATAGGTAGAGCGATGTTGGTAATGATAATCATTGTGGTTATGGAGGCGACACAATGAaagcacattatttatatatatatatatatatatatatatatatatatatatatatatatatatatatatgaatatacatacatgtgcacgtgtatctacaaataaagagaggaaaggagagatgGGATCTTAATAACAACTCACGTGGAAATTCCACGAACGACTCATGAAATCATGATACAACACAATAAGGAAAGAATTAACGGCAAGAATGAAGCGATAGCGATGGTGGTGAAGGTTTCCCGCCCGACACGTCCGAAACCACCCGCATCAGGGGCAGTGATCTGGCTTCGGACGGTCGTTATGTCGCAAAAGATCATATACACGGTGTGcgcaaaaacagacataaatcGACGAAGGAAGAGTACGATACACTTATTGAATGTCATGAAAGAGCAATGTTGGAAAGAGGTCGCGGAGTAGGCTTAGGCAGCTCAACTCTTTTCCCGACTCGATCTACGTTGGATGTTCACATGCTCTCGGCGCTAGTGTTTAGACATAATTTCCCTCTGTTAGACCCCTGTTTGGTCACGTAATAAATAGAGAAAATGACCTGTCTCGCGCATCTCTCCAGTATGCTACACTGTCGTTCATGCTAACCTCAAAAATTACCCCCGACAACAGTGCCAGACACATTTCACTTCTGAAAAAAAACCTGAAGGCATTTCACACTCTGCAATACTGACTGCACGTTCTGGCACGCAAAGCGACACCGATATTCAGACTCACTTGAATAAATATCTGTCCCGTATACACTTCAATGATATTTGCAGATCGGGATCTTGCTGCCTAAGATGGCGAATCACTTTGCCAGCAAATATAAAACAATgattgattttgaaaaaaaattttattctctcattcattctaaCCTTTGAATACTTGAAaaacttcaatatatttttagaatattaaacttttacaaaaaTCCTAAACAAAAAATCACGGTGTTTGTCATATATTTCTAACGTGACTTAATGAGTTGGTATAATTTAAAAGCAAAgaattatatgtttttttataaatctaagacatttagttataggaaaatattttatattaaaaatacgtTTAATTTACAAAAAGATTATCGTTCGTTTAGAAATGTCCTTTGAATTTTTCAGTAGTTTcaatacatttttatcattttctagcTTTTACCAAATCTTaagcaaaattcctttacttcctCGTATACATTTCTAACGTTGCGttataaaatcatatatttcaaattaaaacaaaaaaagtgaaaatttaaaaccTTTGAAAAgatttggttaaaagaaaatgttttttagtgaaaacaaaaatgttaatttCTATATGGTTATTTCTAACATTGGAATAGCTCAGTAGTTTGGATATActtgtattatttttatcttttagcatgtcttatttcttatttcacagattcatttcttctttgtttcCTCATATTCGATCTGATTGTTTTGTTATTACTTTTTCTCAAGATTCTTTcttatctgttatttttttcattatttattgttcatttttaaaaatcactttcttttttcttcttacttccttcatttttgttattcattttcttttcaaaacaatgacggattttcaaatgaaatgtttttggCAGCAAAAGCCTGTCTTCTAATTCCCCTTGATTATATTTGAAGGATTTCTTCTTACCTTTTTTATAAAATGGTATTTTCTCTAATGGGTTTTCCTCTCCAGCTCCATAATCCAAATTGGCTTCACAGAATATTATCTCTTGGTCTCCCCCTTGGTAACTTCTATCTTTGTCTATACCTCTGTATTTATAACACCGGTAAAACATACTCTTCAATTTGCTCTGAGCTTCTTTGAGACCttcattattctcattatttaatATCTCCTCCAAAATACTATCTGTAAAATAAGTAAATTTCTTCATATCATCGaccttttcgaaaattttcaggTGTTTATCTGCAGATCTGAAGGCCTCGCCAAGTAGTTTATTAAACAGAAGAACAGTTTTGTGTTGGTAAGCTGCTTTATGTAATCGATATCGGGAATAAAACATATCATAGAAATTATCAACACTTTTGTCTCTGTAGCATATTTCACCATCTATTACTTTGGACATTTTCATCATTCTTCCGTGATCAAATGATTTTCCAATGCCAAGAAAATGGGAATCTCTTGCCAGGTAATCCCATTTATCAACGTCGATTTTAAAGTCTGTATTTTTGACAATTTGGTAAAAGAATTTTGGCTTCTGAGAATTTCTTGGTTCAccaataataatatcttttatgaaatcaatatcatcagacttaagttcttttttaatatgtGGGTTTTTTTCAAGAAGATGATCCAGCATTTTGCAcgttgcatttttattttcccaCTTTTCACCTCCATTTTCCTCTCGATGTTGGTTGATAATTTTTTGAAAGGCGTAAGAGAAGGGACCATGTCCTAAATTATGACACAAAGCAGCAATTTCAACACAAAGCATATCTCGATCAGATATTGGCAGATCGGGATCTTGCTGCTTAAGATGGCGAATCATTTTGCCAGCAAGATGACATGTCCCCAAACAATGCTCAAATCTGTTATGTGAAGCTGATGGATAGACGTAATAAACCAAACCTAATTGTTTGATATTACGCAATCTCTGGAATTGTGTTGTATTCATAATATCTACACAGAGTGATGGGAGCTGCATAGCTCCATGAATAGCGTCCTGAAAAACCTGATCCCAATATGTACTGCGTGAGTAGGACATTATGAAATTATCAGGAAAGTATCTAACTTACTTTTTagttgttttatatattgttgttgctgctgcttgtgGCCTCGTTGTCGTTATGCGTGTTTTGGTTGAAATGTTGAGTAGAATTGTGAATTATACAGACGTGTTCAGAACGACATTTCTAACATTTGATTCGAAAAGATCTCAGTTCCATTGGCATTTAGACGTCTGATGTCAGAAATAATACAAGCGATCCAAAAGTGATCCGTGGTCGAtagcaacaaaagaaaataaacagtgtTGCTATCTCAAAAGTTGGCTCAATTATATACTCAACGCCCTAACACCAGCACCACATCACTTTCCAAgaaaactactgctgctgctgtttccactactactactaccgccacaaccaccaccaccaccaccacctccaccaccaccaccaccaccaccaccaccaccaccacctccaccaccaccacaccaccaccaccaccaccaccaccacctccaccaccaacaccacctccaccacctccaccaccaccaccaccaccactaccaccaccaccaccaccaccaccaataacaacaacaacaataacaccaccacaactaccaccaccaccaccaccactgttgctgCTCCTTTGAAACAACAGTACGACTTGCGTGCTGTTTTGAAATTGAAAGTGAAATTTGtacgctgctgctgctagtactactactaatatttgcGCAGTTTATATCTCAAGTCAGAAACTGGAAGTGCTATCAATAGCAATTCACGATCAATATCTACTCATAAACAGTTAAGAAAGCTATCTGCACAATGCGCTGAATCAAATTGTAGAGTATGTCATAATAACCTACAGTATTTAAGCCACCGACAACATTGTGGTTGTCCACTCTAACGGCGTAATACCCGAGTACAAAACTGAACATGACTAAATAGGTTCGTacctacattaaaaaaaactgtCGTCTTCATGACATTCTCCTGCCTAAAAACTGTTAAGAACACCACCCGAAACCAGTTACAGAACGTAACAGAGTTACTGTTGTGTTGGACTGATACTAGCTCACCTGACATTATTATCAAACATCACCGATAAAATGCTTGCCATCTAGTATTACCAGCTGATCAGTCAAAAAATTCGAGAAGTTTGCTAAATACAGTGACCTATAGAATTAACAGAATGTGGAAACCGAATAGATATTCTAACGGTAGTAGTAAGACACTAGGTATTGCAGAAAAATTAGGGTCTTTAGTCTGCATCtataaaatatctgaaaaattaaatatacacaatGTCCTAAATATGGCACTAACCTCAAAACCTCAACAGCTCATCTCTTGAGAAAATTACAATCGTTATAACATAGCTACAAGTCTTAGATCTCAGATAGAGAACCGGCTAATAGCTAAAAGCCTCGATATCAGGTTCaaattatagaataaaataataagggtttcaaCTTTTGACACACCGCCAGCAATTAATTTGGAGAAGTGTAAGGTAATTACACCCACTGGTGTGCTCGGctggtactttatcgatcccgaaaagatgaactgCAAAttaacctcggcgtaatttgaactcagaacgtaaaatcacacgaaacgccgctaagcattttgcacagcgCGTTAACTATTCTCCAGGTTTGCCGGCTTAATGATATTCCGTTCtgctataggctcaaggcctagAATTTCTTggatagtcggttacatcgatccagtactagactggtatttaatttatgaaccccgaaatgataaaaggcaaagataaccacggcggaatttgaactgaaaacgtaaagatgaatgaaatgccgcttagccttttacccggcgtgctaacgatgccGCCAACTACTgtcttaagaataataatatctagcagagatacccggcattgcccATATCATGCAATTGAAGAAATAGAATTTTCTATCATGCCatatgtatcccatactactgatttttatgcgcatattcaaaaattccagtcttatagaacctgttaaaaggattttgctcctgaaaaatggaggtcatggagctctaaaatatgagatttaaggcccctattggcggtgggtgtcttaatgtcaaccagagaagttgaattgttgaaaatctaacttgggtcttatatctgttgtttgaatttctttgaaataggaaatatatgttcactgggtttgtaaaagagagtaaagctacaggaaaccaaaagacgaatgatcacaataagcagtcagctaccctaccctagtcgttaccactcccaatgtaggattcctcaccatccaggtgacaggcacagccgtaagatgcattacgaatctatagcaattggaagggcgtgacccaactgaaacaaacattaacaactgtgtgacgtgaagactaaggagaaatgaaagtgtcacctctagagtttgcaaatgacccctatactgatacgtaactggacagaataaatttgcaacctataaatgtctttgaataaccagtcactcatctgggaaggccttgaaatcaatgttaccatctggagaCTATGTGTGACcaagtaataataaaaagactgaaaggagatctgcaatcaaataactttactcaacactttgaaACTGAATCAGTGGAAGCAATGATGCCtgtcatttacttgacaatttatgcagcgcATTGCAGAAGTCACAACCTAAGTGTATGtaaaagcaaactcttacactgttgtaccattgaattacaaataatgctcatcttttgtgctcgggtgaccctacagctttcaagagtacaactgtatttgTCTTTGTAAATGAGTAAATTGTGGGTATTAAGTCCCCACGAAtaggtctttctaacttgtaagaagatgaaattttataaatattacttcatttgtgtctaatatctatgattaaaatttcatcaacagcaaaaatatatgaattatcatgggggttatggccgttatgcatagaatataatttccaaattttgtaaagatccattcagtacttttcaCCTAGTTTTGGGTCATaagagaaattactaaaatttgagAAGGAGACACGACCACACTGGTCATACGAAAGAGACTGTTTCGTGCCTGTGGTGTATGCGGGAGATTtgaaataaaggcacctaccttctcttcgtcgaCGCGGACCTCCCCGGCGGTAACGCACCCTACCACGTggcccgacccgaacgctaaaaatagcagctgctttttcCCTTACCTTGACAAAGCGCTCACACGTCCATCTCTGTCAGCTAACCCCGATCGAAAAGGCCCAATGCTCCCCTGCCTGCGGGCGTGTCACTCCTGCCCCTTCCTCTTCCTGTCAGCCCCAAggtccggtcagctccccagctgctgacgtcatcccacacgccaccctAATCTTAAAGATCACATTCTCTCTACTCCAAGTCGAAGTCCACCATCTAACCGGAAGGGCGCCTTGCGCATCGAG comes from the Octopus sinensis linkage group LG11, ASM634580v1, whole genome shotgun sequence genome and includes:
- the LOC115217206 gene encoding deoxynucleoside triphosphate triphosphohydrolase SAMHD1 homolog isoform X1; the protein is MSYSRSTYWDQVFQDAIHGAMQLPSLCVDIMNTTQFQRLRNIKQLGLVYYVYPSASHNRFEHCLGTCHLAGKMIRHLKQQDPDLPISDRDMLCVEIAALCHNLGHGPFSYAFQKIINQHREENGGEKWENKNATCKMLDHLLEKNPHIKKELKSDDIDFIKDIIIGEPRNSQKPKFFYQIVKNTDFKIDVDKWDYLARDSHFLGIGKSFDHGRMMKMSKVIDGEICYRDKSVDNFYDMFYSRYRLHKAAYQHKTVLLFNKLLGEAFRSADKHLKIFEKVDDMKEFTYFTDSILEEILKNEDNESLKEARKKLKDIIYRSYKYKGTNEDENDQDGKHEKIFCKAVFDFGAGSENPLEKIPFYRKDETESFTYSQEELDERLLLPSKFQMEICHCFEKKVEVQKEGSLKTN